The proteins below are encoded in one region of Halalkalicoccus jeotgali B3:
- a CDS encoding glycosyltransferase family 2 protein, whose product MYKGKKIGVVVPAYEEEGFVGGVIETVPSFVDRVYVVDDGSTDNTWREIREAARQENDAHARTLTSGGTAVFERPVVPLRNDRNRGVGGSIKHGYSRALRDDIDVIAVMNGDGQMDPAILDRIVDPVVEGRTDFAKGNRLLFREFREGMSRWRFFGNSLLTLLTKVASGYWKTMDPQNGYTAISAAALETIEYERLYEDYGFCNDMLIALNVRDMRVADVAMPARYGEETSTIVYSRFVPRLSKLLLGRFLRRLTVKYLVFDFHPFVFLYALGALSGALGFAALAGSARRVRRADNAFDRLLASAMLLVGSAALLVAAMTADMRENEHLEEQIHE is encoded by the coding sequence ATGTACAAGGGAAAGAAGATCGGGGTCGTCGTCCCGGCCTACGAGGAGGAGGGGTTCGTCGGCGGGGTGATCGAGACGGTGCCGTCGTTCGTCGACCGGGTGTACGTCGTCGACGACGGGTCGACCGACAACACCTGGCGGGAGATCCGCGAGGCCGCCCGTCAGGAGAACGACGCCCACGCGCGGACGCTCACGAGCGGCGGAACAGCCGTCTTCGAGCGGCCGGTCGTCCCGTTGCGAAACGACCGAAACCGCGGCGTCGGCGGGAGCATCAAACACGGCTACTCGCGGGCGCTCCGGGACGACATCGACGTGATCGCGGTGATGAACGGCGACGGTCAGATGGACCCGGCGATCCTCGACCGGATCGTCGACCCGGTCGTCGAGGGGCGAACCGACTTCGCGAAGGGCAATCGCCTGCTCTTCCGGGAGTTTCGCGAGGGGATGTCGCGGTGGCGATTCTTCGGCAACTCGCTTCTCACGCTGTTGACGAAGGTCGCGAGCGGCTACTGGAAGACGATGGATCCCCAGAACGGCTATACCGCCATCTCCGCGGCGGCGCTCGAAACTATCGAGTACGAACGCCTCTACGAGGACTACGGCTTCTGTAACGACATGCTGATCGCGCTCAACGTCCGCGATATGCGCGTCGCGGACGTGGCGATGCCGGCGCGCTACGGCGAGGAGACGAGCACCATCGTCTACTCGCGGTTCGTCCCTCGGCTCTCGAAACTCCTCCTCGGGCGATTCCTCCGGCGACTGACGGTCAAGTACCTCGTCTTCGACTTTCACCCCTTCGTCTTCCTGTACGCGCTCGGGGCGCTCTCGGGCGCCCTCGGGTTCGCAGCGCTCGCGGGCTCGGCCCGGCGTGTTCGTCGAGCGGACAACGCCTTCGACCGGCTGCTCGCCTCGGCGATGTTGCTCGTCGGGAGCGCGGCGCTGTTGGTCGCCGCGATGACCGCGGACATGCGGGAAAACGAACACTTAGAGGAACAGATCCACGAATGA
- a CDS encoding DUF7344 domain-containing protein, with product MIGKPLFSAGESDERAEGEGSVTVPTPLARFLTPSKRLSDEEAFEILYNPRRRHTMAFLHRRGRPCSMEELVEHISATENGVPIGELSNQQRRRVYVSLYQTHLPLLDETGAIEYDQERQRIAPGPAAPELIPYLETPTERPVPWRAYYRWLLLAYAVVGGAAVAGLVPVPSVWALALGGVLLFLGLAALHGLDRRR from the coding sequence ATGATCGGGAAACCGCTTTTTTCGGCCGGAGAGTCGGACGAACGGGCCGAGGGGGAGGGAAGCGTCACGGTACCGACGCCGCTGGCCCGGTTTCTGACCCCGTCGAAGCGCCTGAGCGACGAGGAGGCCTTCGAGATCCTCTACAACCCCCGGCGTCGCCACACGATGGCGTTCCTCCACCGACGGGGCCGGCCCTGTTCGATGGAGGAACTCGTCGAGCACATCTCGGCGACCGAAAACGGCGTCCCGATCGGGGAGTTGAGCAACCAGCAGCGCCGGCGGGTGTACGTCTCGCTGTACCAGACACACCTCCCACTGCTCGACGAGACGGGCGCGATCGAGTACGACCAGGAACGCCAGCGGATCGCGCCCGGGCCCGCCGCGCCGGAGCTGATACCGTACCTCGAAACGCCCACCGAACGACCGGTGCCGTGGCGGGCGTACTATCGGTGGCTGTTGCTGGCGTACGCCGTCGTCGGCGGGGCTGCCGTTGCGGGACTGGTCCCCGTCCCGTCGGTGTGGGCGCTGGCGCTCGGGGGGGTGCTCCTGTTTCTCGGACTCGCCGCGCTCCACGGGCTCGACCGCCGTCGGTAA
- a CDS encoding Gfo/Idh/MocA family protein → MAVDTAVIGAGEVSDSHLSALAGNPRTNLVGICDIDESRATAAAKKYDTDPYFDLDDLLESVDLDWIHVCTSVQTHLPLAEKAIRAGVPVLIEKPTTETVAELDELAALSEEHDVPVSPVHQHLFDPAMRTARKRIRSGEIGPVRGVDLVYTGHTRPDEANRGTWVFDLPGGEFEEGLPHPLYLTLGAGGYPRGEDDISAQTSLYGDYEGRFDYDSAQIQYATEEGALCSATMLAGGAQNRTIQIHGEDATLIVDMILQTVHRIEGDYKGSTVGKVKQSLKYAGGHLAGLAKNAKLVAHASYSDEWAPKTKIDPHKYQIDRTAYALQHDLSMPVPLSEARWTIRLMEELREAAERPAAIAMTD, encoded by the coding sequence ATGGCCGTCGACACTGCGGTGATCGGTGCGGGCGAAGTTTCGGACAGTCACCTCTCGGCGCTCGCGGGCAACCCCCGGACGAACCTCGTCGGGATCTGTGACATCGACGAATCGCGGGCGACCGCCGCCGCGAAGAAGTACGACACGGATCCGTACTTCGACCTCGATGACCTCCTCGAATCGGTCGATCTCGACTGGATCCACGTCTGTACGTCGGTCCAGACTCACCTCCCGCTGGCCGAGAAGGCGATCCGGGCCGGCGTGCCGGTATTGATCGAGAAACCGACCACCGAGACCGTCGCCGAGCTCGACGAACTCGCGGCGCTCTCGGAGGAACACGACGTGCCAGTCTCACCCGTCCACCAGCACCTCTTCGACCCCGCGATGCGCACCGCGCGAAAGCGGATCCGTTCCGGCGAGATCGGCCCCGTCCGGGGCGTCGACCTCGTCTATACGGGCCACACCCGACCGGACGAGGCCAACCGGGGCACGTGGGTGTTCGACCTGCCGGGCGGCGAGTTCGAGGAGGGCCTGCCCCATCCCCTGTACCTCACGCTCGGGGCCGGGGGCTACCCGCGCGGCGAGGACGACATCAGCGCACAGACGAGCCTCTACGGCGACTACGAGGGGCGGTTCGACTACGATTCGGCCCAGATCCAGTACGCCACCGAGGAGGGCGCACTCTGTAGTGCGACGATGCTCGCCGGGGGCGCACAGAACCGCACGATACAGATCCACGGCGAGGACGCCACGCTGATCGTCGACATGATCCTCCAGACGGTTCACCGGATCGAGGGCGACTACAAGGGCTCGACCGTCGGGAAGGTCAAACAGAGCCTGAAGTACGCCGGTGGCCACCTCGCGGGGCTGGCGAAGAACGCCAAACTCGTCGCTCACGCCAGCTACAGCGACGAGTGGGCACCCAAGACGAAGATCGATCCCCACAAGTACCAGATCGACCGCACGGCCTACGCCCTCCAGCACGACCTCTCGATGCCCGTCCCCCTCTCGGAGGCCCGGTGGACCATCCGACTGATGGAGGAACTGCGCGAGGCCGCCGAACGGCCCGCCGCGATCGCGATGACCGACTGA
- a CDS encoding flippase: MSIPEKIIGGLKAQLVSEGVRVVANGLVIVLLAREFLDPDEYGLLFLAISIFGVALLFSQFGIAKSAARYVAEYRTTDPGQVPHIVRISLFYLVVSILLVGGTITVFNEEIAGLVGEPALASLLVFGLVYVASETLRSYLSHVLQGFNRISLSAAVGIVGNVGLITFILLFLALGGGAVGALLGYVVGYGLACIAGLVVVFRLVGGYERASEVGHDLPRRILEYSVPLTATGGANVLYKQADTILIGVFLSPVAVGYYTLAKQIADFVIAPASSLGFTVAPTYGEHKASGDLSAAARVYETTFEYTVLLYVPAAAGLVIVAEPTIRFIFGADYLGAVPVIQVLSGFVVLQAIDKITNDGLDFLGRARARAVSKGSTALLNFLLNLLLIPAVGVVGAAISTVIGFTIMVAVNVYIVHRELTLSFERLARSVGLVCLVTAGMCGVVLFFAPYITNVFVLFAIVGLGGLVWLSLSALCGLLDVGDAVSALR; the protein is encoded by the coding sequence ATGTCAATTCCAGAGAAGATAATCGGCGGCCTGAAAGCACAGCTCGTCTCCGAAGGGGTTCGCGTCGTCGCAAACGGACTCGTGATCGTCCTGCTGGCCCGGGAGTTCCTCGATCCCGATGAGTACGGTCTGCTCTTTCTGGCCATCTCGATCTTCGGGGTCGCCCTGCTGTTCAGCCAGTTCGGAATCGCCAAATCCGCCGCCCGCTACGTCGCCGAGTACCGGACGACCGACCCCGGACAGGTACCCCACATCGTCCGCATCTCGCTGTTCTACCTCGTCGTCTCGATCCTGCTGGTCGGCGGGACGATCACGGTGTTCAACGAGGAGATCGCCGGCCTGGTCGGCGAGCCCGCGCTCGCGTCGCTGCTCGTCTTCGGGTTGGTGTACGTCGCAAGCGAGACGCTTCGGTCCTACCTCTCGCACGTCCTGCAGGGCTTTAACCGCATCTCGCTGAGCGCGGCCGTCGGGATCGTCGGCAACGTCGGGCTGATCACGTTTATCCTGCTGTTTCTCGCGCTGGGGGGCGGGGCCGTCGGCGCGCTGCTCGGCTACGTCGTCGGCTACGGGCTGGCCTGCATCGCGGGGCTCGTAGTCGTCTTCCGACTCGTGGGCGGCTACGAGCGCGCGAGCGAGGTCGGCCACGACCTCCCGCGGCGCATCCTCGAGTACAGCGTCCCCCTCACAGCGACCGGCGGGGCGAACGTGCTCTATAAGCAAGCCGACACCATCCTGATCGGGGTCTTTCTCAGTCCCGTCGCCGTGGGCTACTACACGCTCGCGAAACAGATCGCGGACTTCGTCATCGCACCCGCGAGTTCGTTGGGGTTTACCGTCGCGCCGACCTACGGCGAGCACAAGGCGAGCGGCGACCTCTCGGCAGCGGCGCGCGTCTACGAGACCACCTTCGAGTACACCGTCCTCCTGTACGTGCCGGCGGCCGCGGGCCTCGTTATCGTCGCCGAGCCCACGATCCGCTTCATATTCGGGGCGGACTACCTCGGCGCCGTGCCCGTGATCCAGGTCCTGAGCGGGTTCGTCGTCCTGCAGGCGATCGATAAGATCACCAACGACGGGCTGGACTTCCTCGGCCGGGCGCGGGCGCGGGCGGTCTCGAAGGGCTCGACGGCCCTGCTGAACTTCCTGCTCAACTTGCTGTTGATCCCCGCCGTGGGCGTCGTCGGGGCGGCGATCTCGACGGTGATCGGGTTTACCATCATGGTGGCGGTCAACGTCTACATCGTCCACCGCGAACTCACGCTCTCGTTCGAGCGCCTCGCACGGAGCGTCGGGCTGGTCTGTCTGGTCACCGCCGGAATGTGTGGCGTCGTCCTGTTTTTCGCCCCCTACATCACCAACGTCTTCGTGTTGTTCGCCATCGTCGGCCTCGGGGGACTTGTCTGGCTGTCGCTGTCGGCGCTGTGCGGTCTTCTCGACGTCGGGGATGCGGTCTCGGCGCTTCGCTAG
- a CDS encoding polysaccharide deacetylase family protein has product MGTVVLSIDAELAWGFHDLADPPRDRIAAARPAWSCLLAALDEFSIPATWAVVGHLLLEECDGIHADHPRSPEWFARDPGGSADEHEAWFGPDLVRAVHDSAVDHEIASHGFSHVEFGDPATTRRTAIAEIEASIEAADRMGLALRSFVFPRNNVGHRDVLAAYGFRSYRGLGPDRWFDAWPARRAGKLLDAALVRSDPPLVTPTVDEYGLVNLPASLDLFGFEGAARTLLEPAVGDPVLRQAKAGIDRAVDGEGVCHLWLHPNNLLAERDVERLRAVLSHLAARREDSSLTVETMGAISERVAPEPGPTPR; this is encoded by the coding sequence ATGGGAACAGTCGTGCTCTCTATTGACGCCGAACTCGCCTGGGGGTTTCACGACCTCGCGGACCCGCCACGCGACCGGATCGCGGCCGCCCGACCCGCATGGTCATGCCTGCTTGCGGCCCTCGATGAGTTCTCGATCCCGGCGACGTGGGCGGTCGTCGGCCACCTCCTCCTCGAGGAGTGTGACGGCATCCACGCCGACCATCCCCGTTCGCCCGAGTGGTTCGCCCGCGACCCCGGCGGGAGCGCTGACGAGCACGAGGCGTGGTTCGGCCCCGACCTCGTCCGGGCGGTCCACGACTCGGCGGTGGACCACGAGATCGCCAGCCACGGCTTTTCCCACGTCGAGTTCGGGGATCCGGCGACGACTCGTCGGACGGCGATCGCCGAGATCGAGGCGAGCATCGAGGCGGCCGACAGGATGGGACTCGCGCTTCGGTCGTTCGTCTTCCCGCGGAACAACGTCGGACACCGGGACGTGCTTGCGGCCTATGGGTTTCGGAGCTATCGCGGCCTCGGGCCCGACCGGTGGTTCGACGCGTGGCCCGCCCGGCGTGCAGGGAAACTCCTCGACGCGGCGCTCGTTCGCAGCGACCCGCCGCTGGTCACTCCAACCGTCGACGAGTACGGCCTCGTGAACCTGCCCGCCTCGCTCGATCTGTTCGGGTTCGAGGGGGCCGCACGCACGCTCCTGGAACCGGCCGTCGGAGACCCGGTCCTCCGGCAGGCGAAAGCGGGTATCGACCGCGCGGTCGACGGCGAGGGTGTCTGTCACCTCTGGTTGCATCCCAACAACCTGCTGGCCGAACGCGACGTCGAACGCCTGCGGGCCGTTCTCTCGCATCTCGCCGCGCGCCGCGAGGACTCGTCGCTCACGGTCGAGACCATGGGGGCGATAAGCGAGCGCGTCGCCCCCGAACCGGGCCCGACACCGCGCTAG
- a CDS encoding BKACE family enzyme: MSYDDYLAGKKVILTVATTGGVHGKDANPNLPEQPEEIARDVRECEKLGASVAHVHGRDEYGENSPAHLQAVDDAIREACEDIVIQNTTGGQSAYDSRVLGIRTDPPPEMASLDMGPFNRGQHIITEHTRHNIESLAREMREKGIKPELEAFNNGHLNESHRLIELGLLTEPYYINLILGGGTFSMPSPRNLLNLVDNLPENSEFNVLATGRHQLPLTTMAVLLGGHVRVGMEDNLYFARGRPAESNAQLVERSVEIIERLGREIATPAEAREILGMG, from the coding sequence GCAAGAAAGTCATCCTGACGGTCGCAACGACCGGCGGCGTCCACGGAAAGGACGCCAATCCGAACCTCCCCGAACAGCCCGAGGAGATCGCCCGCGACGTCCGCGAGTGCGAGAAACTCGGCGCGTCGGTCGCCCACGTCCACGGGCGCGACGAGTACGGCGAGAACTCCCCGGCGCACCTCCAGGCCGTCGACGACGCGATCCGCGAGGCGTGTGAGGACATCGTCATCCAGAACACGACCGGCGGCCAGAGCGCCTACGACTCGCGCGTTCTGGGGATCAGAACCGACCCGCCCCCGGAGATGGCCTCACTAGATATGGGCCCGTTCAACCGCGGCCAGCACATCATCACCGAGCACACGCGACACAACATCGAGTCCCTGGCCCGCGAGATGCGCGAAAAAGGGATCAAACCCGAACTCGAGGCGTTCAACAACGGTCACTTGAACGAGTCCCACCGGCTGATCGAACTGGGCCTGCTCACAGAACCCTACTACATCAACCTGATCCTCGGCGGGGGGACCTTCTCGATGCCCAGCCCGCGAAACCTGCTGAACCTCGTCGATAACCTCCCCGAGAACTCGGAGTTCAACGTGCTCGCGACCGGACGCCACCAGCTCCCGCTGACGACGATGGCGGTCCTCCTCGGTGGCCACGTCCGGGTCGGGATGGAAGACAACCTGTATTTCGCCCGCGGGCGGCCCGCCGAGAGCAACGCCCAGCTCGTCGAGCGCTCCGTCGAGATCATCGAGCGCCTCGGCCGCGAGATCGCCACGCCCGCGGAGGCCCGGGAGATCCTCGGGATGGGCTGA